The genomic region ATCGGCTGGATTCTGTTACGCCCGCTGTTGTTCTGGGCTCCCGGCGTCGGCTACTGGGAACAAGTCGGCAGGGCCCTTCTCGCCGGCGGGGAAAGTCTCGCGCTGTTTCTGTACATGGGGGGCGGCACGGCCGTAGTGCTTGGCTGCTTTGGGTTTTTTATCGGAAAGTCGAGCCAGCAGATTCACGAGCGCGCCCAGCGACTCAATGAACTCAACCAAGAGGTCGCGGTGCAAAAAAAAGAATTTGAGCGGCGCTTCCATGACCTGAATGCCAGTATAAAAAGCTTCCACGGCATCAACGCCAATATTCAGAAAACCATCGTTGCCGATGAGGTTCTGGATCTTGCCGCGGAAGGTCTGCACAGCATTCTCGGGTATGACCGTGTTAATGTCTTCATGGTCGACAGTTCCCGCGAAAGCCTCGACTGGGTCGCCTGTCGCGGGGGCGCCGCCGCGCCAGCCCAGCGGCCCGTTATTCCACTGGACCGGCGCGCCGGAGCCCTGTTTCTGGCGTATAACGACGGGCGCATTATTTTGGTTGACAACGTACGCAGCATGCCGCCTGAATATCGCCTGGAACCACCTCTGCGGGATATTCCCCAGTTGCGTTCGCGCAGTTTCATACTCTGTCCCATCGTTGTTAACGAAGAGGTGCTCGGTTTGTTCGCGGTGGACAACAAGAGCAAGCAGAAGACCCTGGATGAAACCGATGTGGATACCGTCAAGCTTTTTGCCGATCAGGTTTCGGCGGCTTTGACCAAAATCAACCTGATCGGGGCGGTTGAAGCGCTGATTCGTGAATTGACCCACACCTTCGACGATTTTTCCAGGTATCGTGAGGATTACTCGCGCCAGGTTTCCAGCTTGAAGCGGGCGACGGCCTCCACCGCTGCGTCCATTGCCGAAATTGCAGGCGGCGCAGATGTCGTGCGCGATGCGGTCAGTAGCACCCAGTCCGCTTCGACGGAAATTTCCGTGTCCATCGAAGAGGTTTCACAGAACATGAAACTTCTTACGGATTTTATGGAGAACTCCATCTCTGCCATGACCGAGATCAGCACCACCATCCGCAGCGTCGAGGAAAACGGCGCCATATCCCAGCAGATGTCCGAGACCGTGCAGAAGCAGGCGGAAGAGGGGGTCGGCTCGGTTACCAACACTATGGAGGGTCTCAAAGGCATTGCCTTGGCCGTGCAGGATGCCGCAACGGTTATCGAAACCCTGTCGCAGAAGAGTCAGCAGATCGACAGTATCACCACGGTCATCAATGAAATCACCCAAAAGACCAACCTGCTGGCTCTCAACGCCGCGATTATCGCAGCTCAGGCCGGAGAGCAGGGGCGCTCCTTTGGCGTGGTGGCTGAAGAAATCCGTGGTCTTTCACAGGAAACCTCCAGCTCGACGGGAGCCATCACCCAGATTATCCAGGAGATTCAGGATTCTACCCACAAGGCGGTAGGGCACATCGGCAAAACCCGCGATTGGGTGCAAAAAGGCCTGGACATGGGGCGTGGGACCGAGACCTCTCTGCGTCAGATTCTGGATAGCTCCGTCAAGGCCATGGGCATGGCGCGCGAAATCCGCAGCGCAACCCAGGAAGTGGCTCACAGCGCCGAGTACGTCACAAAATCCATCGAAGAGCTTGGTGAAATGGCCGGCCAGGTGTCCATGGCTTTTCGCGAGCAGGCCCAGGGCAGCCACAGCATCGTCAAATCCATCGAAGAGATCACCAATATGGCTGATGATATGGTGGTGGCGACCGCCAAGCAGGAAAAAGATACTCGCGAGATCGAATCGGGAGTGGATTCGGTGCAGCAAATGGCGACCCGAATTTTTTCAGAGATGGAAGACCGGCGTAAGCAGAGTGCGGAAGTTGTCGAGCGCCTTGAACGTCTCAAGCAGGCTTGATGCAAAGTTTCCTACACCGCTGAGATTGATCGCTATTATTGGCCGGGCGCCCCAGGGGGCGCCCTTGTTTTTTCAGGATTTTTGCAGAAGGATGGTGCTGAATTCTTGCAACATACGATTTTGCACCACCCGGCACCCGAGCTTTTCGTAGCAGGCGCGCACGTCAAAGTTAAACTCCCATAAAATTCCCGAAAGCAGCAAGAACCCGCCGGTACGCACCCGCGCGACGAGTTCCGGCGCAAAATCAAGCAGCAGGTCTCCGTAAATATTGGCCAGAGCCAGGTCGAAATCCTTTTCTTCGATGCTGTCGAGGCTGCCGGCAAGGTTTCGCACGCGCTGGTCCAGGGCGTTGAGTCGGCAATTTTTTTCACAGGTCCGCACCGCATCCGGATTGATGTCGACACAGACGGCGTCCTCAGCGCCGAGTTTGAGAGCTGCCAGGGCGAGAATGCCCGTGCCGCTGCCGAGGTCGAGAATGCGCGCCTTTTTGACCTCCTGCAACTCTTCGAGGATTTCGATGCAGCTTGCGCTGGTTTCGTGCTCCCCCGAGCCGAAAGCGCCCTTGGCGATGATCAGGTTGATGCGGTCGTCCCGAGGTGCAGCGCAGTCGGGGGGAATAATGCGGAAACGTTTGCCGATGGTGAAGGCAGGATAGGTGTCCTTTGTCATTTGTCCTTTGTCCTTTGTCCTTTGTCCTTTGTCCTTTGTTAGCTGTCGGTCCGAGTCTTCTGGCTCCATCAAGTCACGACCATGAAATCCACGCCCTCCTTCAGACCTTTCTGTCGGGCCCAGGTGCGGACCTGGGGGCGCGCCTGACGCGAGCCGATGGTGACCAGCAGGGGTGGGCCGCCAGGGTGCAGGTGCTCGATGGAAACGACCGGGGCGTTGTGGATACGCTGGCCGATTTTGCGCGGATTGATTTCAATCCACCGTGTTACGCCGATTCCGGCTTCGCCAAGAGATTTTCGCCAGGCTTTGCCTTCGAGGCCGGCGCCCCACAGGGTCACTTCCTGGGCGCGGTGCAGAAAACTCTGCTTGAGGTAATGAATCTTGCCCGCGCGAAACGCCGCGGCACTGCAATTTTGCGCGGTGCGGGTCAGGCGTTGGGGCCGGTCACGCCAATCCAGAAGAACCTCGGGCAGGCGCGCGAAGCGCACTCCGGACTGCGCCAGGCGCAACCATAAATCATAGTCTTCCGCCCAGGGGCGATCTTGATAGCCGCCGGCCTGCTGTAAAACTCTTTTGCGCAACATGACGCTCGGATGGGCAAAAGGTGATTCCACAAACAGGTCGCGTAGGATTTCATCCTGCTCGATCAGGCTGTTTTGCCAGTGCTCATAGGCACGCATGCCGTCGGTGATGCGCAGCCTTGGAAAGTGGCGCACCGCGGAAGCGACCAGCCCGACCTCCGGATGCAAACGCAGGAAGCGGGTCTGCAATTCCAGGCGGCGGGGTCGGCAGAGATCATCACCGTCCATGCGCGCCACCAGGGATGCGCGACAGCGGGCCAGACCGAAATTAAGCGCGGCAACCAGGCCCAGGGAGGGGCGGCGGAAGTAGCGGATGCGCCGATCCTGAGCAACCATGCGCTGCAGAATCTCGGCAGTGCGATCATGTGAACCGTCGTCAACGGCAATCAATTCCCAATTGCGCAGGGTTTGTGCCTGCAGAGAGGCCAGGGCCGCCGGAAGAAACCGCTGCTCGTTGCGTACTGCGAGCAAGATGGATACTTGGGGGCTGTTCACAATCCAAAACTTCGCAAGATGTAAAGCGCCAGAGTGTAGGTGAGGGCGGAGAGCAGCGTCGAGAGCATGACAATGGCCCCGGCCAATTCCGCGTCGCCTTTCATCTGATGCGCCATGATGTAGGTTGCCGTGGCCGCCGGAGTGCCGGCGAACAACACGCCGATGGCCAACTCCTGGCCGCGCACACCGAAAAGCAGCAAAATACCGGTGGCCAGCAAG from Geoalkalibacter ferrihydriticus DSM 17813 harbors:
- a CDS encoding 50S ribosomal protein L11 methyltransferase, producing the protein MEPEDSDRQLTKDKGQRTKDKGQMTKDTYPAFTIGKRFRIIPPDCAAPRDDRINLIIAKGAFGSGEHETSASCIEILEELQEVKKARILDLGSGTGILALAALKLGAEDAVCVDINPDAVRTCEKNCRLNALDQRVRNLAGSLDSIEEKDFDLALANIYGDLLLDFAPELVARVRTGGFLLLSGILWEFNFDVRACYEKLGCRVVQNRMLQEFSTILLQKS
- a CDS encoding glycosyltransferase → MNSPQVSILLAVRNEQRFLPAALASLQAQTLRNWELIAVDDGSHDRTAEILQRMVAQDRRIRYFRRPSLGLVAALNFGLARCRASLVARMDGDDLCRPRRLELQTRFLRLHPEVGLVASAVRHFPRLRITDGMRAYEHWQNSLIEQDEILRDLFVESPFAHPSVMLRKRVLQQAGGYQDRPWAEDYDLWLRLAQSGVRFARLPEVLLDWRDRPQRLTRTAQNCSAAAFRAGKIHYLKQSFLHRAQEVTLWGAGLEGKAWRKSLGEAGIGVTRWIEINPRKIGQRIHNAPVVSIEHLHPGGPPLLVTIGSRQARPQVRTWARQKGLKEGVDFMVVT
- a CDS encoding methyl-accepting chemotaxis protein; protein product: MSVAGKNIDRKILYTLGGLGLGILAPIGWILLRPLLFWAPGVGYWEQVGRALLAGGESLALFLYMGGGTAVVLGCFGFFIGKSSQQIHERAQRLNELNQEVAVQKKEFERRFHDLNASIKSFHGINANIQKTIVADEVLDLAAEGLHSILGYDRVNVFMVDSSRESLDWVACRGGAAAPAQRPVIPLDRRAGALFLAYNDGRIILVDNVRSMPPEYRLEPPLRDIPQLRSRSFILCPIVVNEEVLGLFAVDNKSKQKTLDETDVDTVKLFADQVSAALTKINLIGAVEALIRELTHTFDDFSRYREDYSRQVSSLKRATASTAASIAEIAGGADVVRDAVSSTQSASTEISVSIEEVSQNMKLLTDFMENSISAMTEISTTIRSVEENGAISQQMSETVQKQAEEGVGSVTNTMEGLKGIALAVQDAATVIETLSQKSQQIDSITTVINEITQKTNLLALNAAIIAAQAGEQGRSFGVVAEEIRGLSQETSSSTGAITQIIQEIQDSTHKAVGHIGKTRDWVQKGLDMGRGTETSLRQILDSSVKAMGMAREIRSATQEVAHSAEYVTKSIEELGEMAGQVSMAFREQAQGSHSIVKSIEEITNMADDMVVATAKQEKDTREIESGVDSVQQMATRIFSEMEDRRKQSAEVVERLERLKQA